The DNA window CCCGACGTTCGAGGGGGTGCCGCGCACGGTGGAGGCGTACGCGCTGGACCGCGACGACCTGGAGCTCTACGGCGCGCACGTGGCGGTCGACTTCGCCGCCCGGCTGCGCGGCAACACCCGCTTCGAGTCGATCGAGGCGCTGGTCGAGCAGATCCAGGCGGACGTCGAGGCCGCCCGCCGGCTGACCGGGTGAGGCTCCGGCGCGGCGTCCACCCGAGCACGGGGTGCGGGATGGTAGCCTTGCATGTCGGCTCTGTGACGGCAGCGCTTGCGCGCGTTCGCCCACGTCGGCCATCCACGCGGCGACTGTAGGCACGCACGGTCGTTCGCGCTTTTGTCACATTCCCGCGTGCCCGAAGATAGAAGGAGAGCCGTGTCCCTCGACACCGCTGCCAAGAAGACCATCATCAGCGAGTACGCGACCGCCGAAGGCGACACGGGCTCGCCCGAGGTGCAGATCGCGCTGCTCAGCAAGCGCATCAGCGAGCTGACCGAGCACCTCAAGACGCACAAGCACGACCACCACAGCCGTCGCGGCCTGCTGCTGCTCGTCGGCCGTCGGCGCCGCCTGCTGAAGTACCTGCAGAAGGTCGACATCCAGCGTTACCGGACGCTCATCGAGCGCCTCGGTCTG is part of the Nonomuraea coxensis DSM 45129 genome and encodes:
- the rpsO gene encoding 30S ribosomal protein S15; amino-acid sequence: MSLDTAAKKTIISEYATAEGDTGSPEVQIALLSKRISELTEHLKTHKHDHHSRRGLLLLVGRRRRLLKYLQKVDIQRYRTLIERLGLRR